CGGCGGCGTAAAGGAGTTCCGTTACCGGCTGCTTCCGGTTTTTGCCAATGAACTTGCCGCAGATGCCTCCATGAAAGCGCTGATCGAGCGTATCAGGGCCCCGCACCTTGCCAAGCTCGAAAAACCACTTGCTACGGCGGGAACGCTCCTGTATCGGCGGGGAAATTTTGATGGTCCCTTCGATCAGGTTATCTGCGACGCCCTCCGATCGCGCAATGAAGCACAGATTTCACTCTCGCCCGGCTTCCGCTGGGGAACCACGGTTTTGCCTGGACAGACCATTACCATGGAGCATGTGCTCGACCAGACCTGCATGACCTATCCGGAAACCTATGCGCGGGATATGACCGGCCTTGAAATCAAAAATATTCTTGAAGATGTTGCCGACAATCTTTTCAACCCCGATCCCTATTATCAGCAGGGTGGCGATATGGTGCGTGTGGGTGGTATGTCGTACCGTATTGATCCGGTAGCGGCTATGGGCAGTCGTATTGACGACATGCGGCTTGAAAACGGCACTCTTGTGGATGCCTCGAAAAAATACCGTGTTGCCGGATGGGCTACGGTTGGTGCACCATCAACCGGAGAACCGGTCTGGGATACGGTAGCGGCGCATCTTCAGGATGTGAAAACCGTTGAAATCAGAAAACTCAACGTTCCTGTGCTGAAAAATGCAGCCAGCAATCCCGGTCTCGATTTTTCAGTCTCGTAACTGTTTTTGAGAGCTTTTTTATAGAACTTCGCAGAAGATAAACCGTTGGATAATATGATGACAATTCGAAAGGCAATGCTTGCGGCGGCTCTGGTGATAACGCTCATCGCTCCTTATCCTGGAAGGGTTGATGCCGCCACATCGGTCGCTGAAACGCATGTTAACGCAGCAGTCGCACCGCAGTTTTCCGCAAAGAGCGTACAGGGCGTTCTGCTTTCAAGCCAAAAGCTTGCCGGTAAGGCCTATATCGTTAATTTTTTCGGATCCTGGTGTCCTTACTGCCGGAAAGAGATTCCTGAAATGGTTGCCCTGCAGGAAAAATATGAGAAAAAAGGATTTACCTTTATCGGGATGGCCTACAAGGATAATGAACATTCCATGCCGGATTTTATCTGGGAACAAGGTATCAATTATCCGGTTATCATGGCAGACAAATCGATTCTCAAAAGCTTCGGAAGTCATGTTTCAGGCGGTATCGCTTCGGTGCCGCTGCTTTTCGCAGTTGGTCGTGATGGCAGGCTTGTCGCCGTTGAGCCAGGTGCCCAGACGAGGGAGGATCTGGAAAAACTGATTCTTAAAATCATGCAGGGATCGGCTAAACCCTGAATGATGGAAACAGGTTTTTTTATCAGCGTTTTTTCATGTAAATCGGTTCAGCGTGCAGGTGAAGAGAGGGCGAGATGTATTGCTGGATCTGTTTCCTTTAAAAAGTGAGATTTTCGTGCGATATTAAGCATCACCATATTTCACAATAATCAATCGACAGGGAGAAAAAGAGTAATGCCGACAACACACGAAAACCTGAAAAACGCTTTTGCAGGAGAAAGCCAGGCGTATCAGAAGTATGCAGC
The DNA window shown above is from Pelodictyon phaeoclathratiforme BU-1 and carries:
- a CDS encoding TlpA family protein disulfide reductase encodes the protein MMTIRKAMLAAALVITLIAPYPGRVDAATSVAETHVNAAVAPQFSAKSVQGVLLSSQKLAGKAYIVNFFGSWCPYCRKEIPEMVALQEKYEKKGFTFIGMAYKDNEHSMPDFIWEQGINYPVIMADKSILKSFGSHVSGGIASVPLLFAVGRDGRLVAVEPGAQTREDLEKLILKIMQGSAKP